In Nymphaea colorata isolate Beijing-Zhang1983 chromosome 5, ASM883128v2, whole genome shotgun sequence, one genomic interval encodes:
- the LOC116255192 gene encoding pinoresinol reductase 1-like, whose translation MVEEDIGKYVVKAMDDVRTLNRTIYVRPPSNIKSQMEVVNLWEALSGKTLQKEHISEQQWLQKIQDENLPWEGTIAFSIFYHIFFEGFMLSFPISHDNEASSLYPEVNHVDINSYLSRFL comes from the exons ATGGTGGAGGAAGACATCGGGAAGTACGTGGTGAAGGCCATGGATGATGTGCGCACCCTTAACCGCACCATCTATGTGCGACCTCCATCAAACATCAAATCTCAGATGGAGGTTGTCAACTTGTGGGAAGCTCTTAGCGGGAAGACCCTGCAGAAGGAACATATCTCCGAGCAGCAATGGCTTCAAAAGATACAAG ATGAGAACCTTCCATGGGAGGGGACAATtgccttttccattttctatcacATATTCTTTGAGGGATTTATGTTGTCCTTCCCCATCAGCCATGACAATGAAGCTTCATCACTCTATCCTGAGGTTAACCATGTGGACATCAACTCCTATCTCAGTCGTTTTCTTTGA
- the LOC126410100 gene encoding bifunctional pinoresinol-lariciresinol reductase 2-like has product MDSSKVLIVGSTGYIGTWITKACLASSRHQTFLLTGPTTHASIHKLPLLLSYKQAGATLVEASLDDHESLVSLVPGIDYVISAIAESQIKQQLKLVRAIKQGRTIKRFLHSEYGVDPDFIEHSIAPGSVFFVQKEG; this is encoded by the exons ATGGATTCAAGCAAGGTCCTGATTGTAGGTTCCACCGGCTACATCGGCACATGGATAACCAAGGCCTGCCTGGCTTCTTCCAGGCACCAGACCTTCCTGCTCACCGGCCCAACCACTCATGCCAGCATTCACAAGCTGCCACTCCTCCTCTCCTATAAGCAAGCAGGTGCTACGCTGGTGGAGGCCTCCCTGGACGACCATGAATCTCTGGTCTCCCTCGTCCCAGGGATCGACTACGTCATCTCCGCCATCGCCGAAAGCCAAATTAAACAGCAGCTCAAGCTCGTCCGGGCCATAAAGCAAGGTAGAACCATCaag AGATTTCTTCATTCAGAATATGGAGTGGACCCAGATTTCATCGAGCACTCCATCGCGCCTGGTTCAGTGTTCTTTGTGCAAAAAGAAGGGTGA
- the LOC116255118 gene encoding bifunctional pinoresinol-lariciresinol reductase 2-like has translation MDSSKVLIVGSTGYIGTWITKACLASSRHQTFLLTGPTTHASIHKLPLLLSYKQEGATLVEASLDDHESLVSLLSGIDYVISAIAENQIEQQLKLVRAIKQVGTIKRFLPSEYGVDPDFMEHSIAPGSVLFEQKRKVRRAIEESGIPHTYVIAHCFAGYFLSGLASFGRFWPPAAKVQIYGDGNHKVVWMVEEDIGKYVVKAMDDVRTLNRTIYVRPPSNIKSQMEVVNLWEALSGKTLQKEHITEQQWLQNIQDENLPWELRHAFSIFYHIFFEGVIMSFPINHDNEASSLYPEESVHNVNIWLNTLRLEATLKMIKTDFFAKNSLRCHQNS, from the exons ATGGATTCAAGCAAGGTCCTGATTGTAGGTTCCACCGGCTACATCGGCACATGGATAACCAAGGCCTGCCTGGCTTCTTCCAGGCACCAGACCTTCCTGCTCACCGGCCCAACCACTCATGCCAGCATTCACAAGCTGCCACTCCTCCTCTCCTATAAGCAAGAAGGTGCTACGCTGGTAGAGGCTTCCCTGGACGACCATGAATCTCTGGTCTCCCTCCTCTCCGGGATCGACTACGTCATCTCCGCCATCGCCGAAAACCAAATTGAGCAGCAGCTCAAGCTCGTCCGGGCCATAAAGCAAGTTGGAACCATcaag AGATTTCTTCCTTCAGAATATGGAGTGGACCCAGATTTCATGGAGCATTCCATCGCGCCTGGTTCAGTGTTGTTTGAGCAGAAAAGAAAGGTGAGGCGAGCCATCGAGGAGAGTGGGATCCCCCACACTTACGTGATTGCTCACTGCTTTGCCGGTTACTTCCTGTCCGGCCTGGCTAGTTTTGGCCGGTTCTGGCCGCCGGCGGCCAAAGTGCAGATCTATGGCGACGGAAATCACAAAG TGGTTTGGATGGTGGAGGAAGACATCGGGAAGTACGTGGTGAAGGCCATGGATGATGTGCGCACCCTTAACCGCACCATCTATGTACGACCTCCATCAAACATCAAATCTCAGATGGAGGTTGTCAACTTGTGGGAAGCTCTTAGCGGGAAGACCCTACAGAAGGAACATATCACCGAGCAGCAATGGCTTCAAAATATACAAG ATGAGAACCTGCCGTGGGAGTTGAGACAtgcattttccattttctatcacATCTTCTTTGAAGGAGTTATCATGTCCTTCCCCATTAACCATGATAATGAAGCTTCATCACTCTATCCTGAG GAAAGTGTCCACAATGTCAACATTTGGCTGAATACTCTTCGCTTGGAAG CTACATTGAAGATGATCAAGACTGATTTTTTTGCCAAGAACAGCCTCCGTTGCCACCAAAACTCTTAA